CTCGCCCACGGCCTCCGGCTGCGGCGCACTCCGGATGCCGAGGTGCGGGAGCGTGTCGACTCGATGCTCGCCCGCTTCGGACTCGAGGCCAAGGCCGACGTGCATCCGTTCCTGCTCTCCGGCGGCGAGAAGCGCCGACTGTCGGTGGGCACCGCCCTGATCACGCGCCCCCGGGTGCTCGCCCTGGACGAGCCGACCTTCGGGCAGGACCGCGCCAGAGCATCCGAGCTCCTCGCGCTGCTGCACGATCTGCGAGACGAGGGCACCACGATCCTCATCGTCACGCACGACCTGCAGCTCGTCGCCGAGCATGCGTCGCACACGATCGTGCTGCGTGACGGCCGGGTGCACGCGGCCGATCGCACCGCAGTGCTCTTCCGCGCGGAGCGCGCGTTCGTGGAGGCCGGCCTGCGCCTTCCGCTGCTCCAGCGGGTGCTCGCCGCTGCAGGGAGGCCTGTCGCATGAGCACGCAGACCTTCGATCCGTATGCCGCAGTCACCGCCTCCTCCCCACGCCAGTTCCTGTATGCCCTGAATCCGCTGGCGAAGGTCGTCGGCGTCGCCCCCGCGATGCTCGTGCTCATCTTCGTACGCGACCTCGCCACCCCCGCAGCTTTCCTGGCGCTGGCGCTGCTGGTGATCGTCGTCGGCGCGCGACTGACCCTCCGCACAGCCGCCCTCCTCTTCCTCGCACTGCCCGCGGGCATGGCAGCGATCGGTCTCGGATTCTCGCTGTGGGTCGACGCGAGCCGCGTCGACGACACCGCCGGCGTGCTGCAGCTCGGCCCGTGGACCCTCTACCAGGGCGCCCTCGTGATCGGCTTCGCGACCGCGGTGCGCCTCGGGGCGATCATCGCCCTCGCGCTCATCGGCGGTCTCACGACCACGGGGCCCGACCTCGTCCGGGCGAGCGTGCAGCAGCTCCGCGTGCCCTACCGCGTCGGCTACACGGCCCTCGCCGCGTTCCGGTTCGTGCCGCGCTTCGGCCACGAGCTCGCGGTCATCCGCGCCGCTCACCGGGTGCGCGGACATCACGGCGGCAGCGGG
This genomic interval from Microbacterium hydrocarbonoxydans contains the following:
- a CDS encoding energy-coupling factor transporter transmembrane component T, with translation MSTQTFDPYAAVTASSPRQFLYALNPLAKVVGVAPAMLVLIFVRDLATPAAFLALALLVIVVGARLTLRTAALLFLALPAGMAAIGLGFSLWVDASRVDDTAGVLQLGPWTLYQGALVIGFATAVRLGAIIALALIGGLTTTGPDLVRASVQQLRVPYRVGYTALAAFRFVPRFGHELAVIRAAHRVRGHHGGSGPFARIARGWGYIVPLLAGAIRHAERVALAMDSRAFGAHPTRTERHLVPFRARDTVFIVCCLAVSAAIFTVFFPWQLP